The following coding sequences lie in one Syngnathoides biaculeatus isolate LvHL_M chromosome 16, ASM1980259v1, whole genome shotgun sequence genomic window:
- the gaa gene encoding lysosomal alpha-glucosidase isoform X4, with amino-acid sequence MATWRKFGAAAIAAFAFSTFCHFRHSGLVGNGDPPVRALRRGPEPADDDDGGGGRVQPPRCVTPPERRFDCGRDRALGRLECERRSCCYSPLNGSSKAPWCFYPRAYPGYQMGVLTPTRRGRAATLSRASSSYLPRDVATLHLEETRHSASCLRLTLKDAWSERYEVELPGGVPQGKSSSSSSRDALYTVEYQADPFGFIVRRASNGRPVMNSTVAPLLFAEQYLQLSTTLASWLVSGLGEHYTSLLLDLNWTSLTLWNRDMAPHAGANLYGSHPFYVVQEEDGLAHGVFLLNSNAMEVFLQPLPALTWVSTGGVLDLFVFMGPDAQSVVRQYLQIIGQPAMPPYWSLGFHLCRWGYKSTNATREVARRMHDADFPMDVQWNDLDYASQGRVFTVDPLRFGDLKETVEHFHRSGVKYVLILDPGISARSPPGTYRPFDDGLKRDVFIKNATGHLLLGEVGRGFGSLVARRRRTTSTPPCACVQVWPGLTAFPDFTNPETARWWQDCIVDFYSKVPVDGLWIDMNEPTSFVSGSTEGCPDTELENPPYTPRVLGGRLSSWTLCMSARQKRSAHYDLHNTYGLTQAFATHRALVRARGRRPFVLSRSSFPSIGRFSGVWTGDVRSDWEQLAFSIPSVLRLGLFGVPLAGADVCGFGGDAGEELCVRWTQLGAFYPFMRNHNDRPNAPQEPFVFGAEARAAMRDALRLRYSLLPFLYTLFHHAHARGDTVARPLFLEFPADPRCRRVDRQFLWGSCLLVSPVLEEGASEVSAYLPPGTWYDLRSGRPTYSRGDDALLPAPLDVINIHVREGHIIPMQEPALTTTASRKKAFLLTAALSAEGSARGDLFWDDGDGVDTFQTGNYSYLLFTAKQSQVTGDPLRLNGALDGLVLGGVRVLGVPSPPRRVFADGEEVEDFAYDADTKVLRVGGLALPMSNGFRVQWQL; translated from the exons ATGGCGACTTGGCGCAAGTTCGGCGCAGCCGCGATCGCGGCTTTCGCCTTTTCGACATTTTGCCACTTTCGCCACAGCGGTCTAGTCGGAAACGGCGACCCGCCTGTGCGCGCGCTCCGCCGTGGACCGGAGCCagcggacgacgacgacggcggcggcgggcgggtCCAACCGCCCCGCTGCGTCACGCCCCCGGAGAGACGCTTCGACTGCGGCCGGGATCGAGCGCTCGGTCGGCTGGAGTGCGAGCGCAGGTCTTGCTGTTACTCCCCCCTCAACGGCTCCTCGAAAGCTCCGTGGTGCTTCTACCCCCGCGCGTACCCGGGCTACCAAATGGGCGTCCTGACGCCCACCCGGCGAGGTCGGGCGGCCACCCTGAGCCGCGCGTCCTCCTCCTACCTGCCGCGAGATGTCGCCACCCTGCACCTGGAAGAAACGCGACATTCCGCGTCCTGCCTGCGCCTCACG TTGAAGGATGCATGGTCCGAGCGCTACGAAGTGGAGCTGCCTGGCGGAGTTCCTCAGGgcaaaagcagcagcagcagcagccgagACGCCCTCTACACCGTCGAGTACCAGGCGGACCCGTTTGGATTCATCGTGAGGCGTGCATCCAACGGAAGGCCCGT CATGAACAGCACGGTGGCTCCTCTCCTGTTTGCCGAGCAGTATCTGCAGCTGTCCACCACTCTGGCGTCCTGGCTGGTCTCCGGCCTCGGGGAGCATTACACGTCCCTCCTCCTGGACCTCAACTGGACCTCGTTGACCCTCTGGAACCGGGACATGGCACCTCAC gccGGTGCAAATCTCTACGGGTCTCACCCGTTCTACGTGGTCCAGGAGGAGGACGGACTCGCGCACGGGGTCTTCCTCCTCAACAGCAACGCCATGG AGGTGTTCTTGCAGCCTTTGCCAGCCCTCACGTGGGTGTCCACCGGCGGAGTCCTGGACCTCTTCGTTTTCATGGGTCCCGACGCTCAGAGCGTTGTCCGACAGTACCTGCAAATCATCG GTCAGCCCGCGATGCCTCCCTACTGGTCGCTGGGCTTCCACTTGTGTCGTTGGGGCTACAAAAGCACCAACGCAACGCGGGAGGTCGCTCGGCGGATGCACGACGCCGACTTCCCCATG gatGTGCAATGGAACGACCTGGACTACGCGAGCCAAGGCAGAGTCTTCACCGTGGACCCGTTGCGATTCGGGGACCTGAAGGAGACGGTGGAGCACTTCCACCGAAGCGGCGTCAAGTACGTCCTCATCCTG GATCCCGGGATCAGCGCCAGGAGTCCTCCCGGAACGTACCGCCCCTTCGATGACGGACTCAAACGGGACGTCTTCATCAAAAACGCCACCGGTCACCTCCTGCTCGGCGAGGTTGGACGCGGATTCGGGTCTTTGGTGGCGCGTCGGCGTCGTACGACAAGTACACCCCCTTGTGCCTGTGTTCAGGTCTGGCCCGGTCTCACGGCCTTCCCCGACTTCACCAACCCGGAAACCGCACGCTGGTGGCAAGACTgtattgtggatttttattccaAAGTGCCTGTGGATGGTTTATGGATT GACATGAACGAACCAACCAGTTTCGTGTCGGGCTCGACGGAGGGTTGCCCCGACACCGAGCTCGAGAACCCGCCGTACACACCTA GAGTGCTGGGAGGCCGCCTGAGCTCTTGGACGCTTTGCATGTCGGCCCGCCAAAAGCGCTCGGCCCACTACGACCTGCACAACACGTACGGACTCACGCAAGCGTTCGCCACTCACAG GGCGCTGGTGAGAGCGCGAGGGCGGAGGCCCTTCGTCCTGTCCCGCTCGTCCTTCCCGAGCATCGGACGCTTCTCCGGAGTGTGGACGGGAGACGTCCGCAGCGACTGGGAACAGCTGGCGTTCTCCATCCCGT CGGTGCTGCGCTTGGGCCTCTTCGGGGTCCCCCTGGCGGGGGCGGACGTCTGCGGCTTCGGGGGCGACGCCGGCGAGGAGCTGTGCGTGCGCTGGACGCAACTGGGGGCCTTCTACCCGTTCATGAGGAACCACAACGACCGGCCCAACGCC CCTCAGGAGCCGTTCGTCTTCGGCGCCGAGGCCCGAGCGGCCATGCGGGACGCGCTGCGCCTTCGTTACAGCCTGCTGCCGTTCCTCTACACGCTGTTCCACCACGCCCACGCCCGCGGAGACACCGTAGCCAGGCCGCTTTTCCTGGA GTTCCCCGCCGACCCTCGCTGCCGGCGCGTCGACAGACAATTCCTGTGGGGGAGTTGTCTCCTCGTCAGTCCGGTTTTGGAGGAGGGCGCGTCGGAGGTGTCCGCTTACCTGCCGCCCGGCACGTGGTACGACCTGCGCAGC GGGCGGCCGACGTACAGCCGAGGCGACGACGCGCTTCTGCCCGCCCCTCTGGACGTCATCAATATCCATGTGAGGGAGGGGCACATCATCCCCATGCAG GAGCCCGCGCTAACGACCACGGCGTCCCGCAAGAAGGCCTTCCTCCTCACGGCGGCGCTCTCGGCGGAAGGCTCGGCCCGGGGCGACTTGTTCTGGGACGACGGCGACGGCGTCGACACCTTCCAAACGGGAAATTACTCCTATCTCCTCTTCACTGCCAAACAG TCGCAGGTGACCGGCGATCCGCTCCGGCTGAACGGAGCCCTGGACGGTCTGGTTCTGGGTGGCGTGCGGGTGTTGGGCGTGCCCTCGCCGCCCCGACGCGTTTTCGCCGACGGGGAGGAAGTCGAGGATTTTGCGTACGACGCCGACACGAAG GTTCTGCGAGTCGGCGGGCTGGCCTTGCCCATGTCAAACGGGTTCCGAGTCCAGTGGCAACTCTGA
- the gaa gene encoding lysosomal alpha-glucosidase isoform X3 produces MATWRKFGAAAIAAFAFSTFCHFRHSGLVGNGDPPVRALRRGPEPADDDDGGGGRVQPPRCVTPPERRFDCGRDRALGRLECERRSCCYSPLNGSSKAPWCFYPRAYPGYQMGVLTPTRRGRAATLSRASSSYLPRDVATLHLEETRHSASCLRLTLKDAWSERYEVELPGGVPQGKSSSSSSRDALYTVEYQADPFGFIVRRASNGRPVMNSTVAPLLFAEQYLQLSTTLASWLVSGLGEHYTSLLLDLNWTSLTLWNRDMAPHAGANLYGSHPFYVVQEEDGLAHGVFLLNSNAMEVFLQPLPALTWVSTGGVLDLFVFMGPDAQSVVRQYLQIIGQPAMPPYWSLGFHLCRWGYKSTNATREVARRMHDADFPMDVQWNDLDYASQGRVFTVDPLRFGDLKETVEHFHRSGVKYVLILDPGISARSPPGTYRPFDDGLKRDVFIKNATGHLLLGEVWPGLTAFPDFTNPETARWWQDCIVDFYSKVPVDGLWIDMNEPTSFVSGSTEGCPDTELENPPYTPRVLGGRLSSWTLCMSARQKRSAHYDLHNTYGLTQAFATHRALVRARGRRPFVLSRSSFPSIGRFSGVWTGDVRSDWEQLAFSIPSVLRLGLFGVPLAGADVCGFGGDAGEELCVRWTQLGAFYPFMRNHNDRPNAPQEPFVFGAEARAAMRDALRLRYSLLPFLYTLFHHAHARGDTVARPLFLEFPADPRCRRVDRQFLWGSCLLVSPVLEEGASEVSAYLPPGTWYDLRSGRPTYSRGDDALLPAPLDVINIHVREGHIIPMQEPALTTTASRKKAFLLTAALSAEGSARGDLFWDDGDGVDTFQTGNYSYLLFTAKQSQVTGDPLRLNGALDGLVLGGVRVLGVPSPPRRVFADGEEVEDFAYDADTKVSRGPPTGDLPEADAAFVASRRFCESAGWPCPCQTGSESSGNSDATLPLAGDAAGGPFSPKRQLGGQCLIS; encoded by the exons ATGGCGACTTGGCGCAAGTTCGGCGCAGCCGCGATCGCGGCTTTCGCCTTTTCGACATTTTGCCACTTTCGCCACAGCGGTCTAGTCGGAAACGGCGACCCGCCTGTGCGCGCGCTCCGCCGTGGACCGGAGCCagcggacgacgacgacggcggcggcgggcgggtCCAACCGCCCCGCTGCGTCACGCCCCCGGAGAGACGCTTCGACTGCGGCCGGGATCGAGCGCTCGGTCGGCTGGAGTGCGAGCGCAGGTCTTGCTGTTACTCCCCCCTCAACGGCTCCTCGAAAGCTCCGTGGTGCTTCTACCCCCGCGCGTACCCGGGCTACCAAATGGGCGTCCTGACGCCCACCCGGCGAGGTCGGGCGGCCACCCTGAGCCGCGCGTCCTCCTCCTACCTGCCGCGAGATGTCGCCACCCTGCACCTGGAAGAAACGCGACATTCCGCGTCCTGCCTGCGCCTCACG TTGAAGGATGCATGGTCCGAGCGCTACGAAGTGGAGCTGCCTGGCGGAGTTCCTCAGGgcaaaagcagcagcagcagcagccgagACGCCCTCTACACCGTCGAGTACCAGGCGGACCCGTTTGGATTCATCGTGAGGCGTGCATCCAACGGAAGGCCCGT CATGAACAGCACGGTGGCTCCTCTCCTGTTTGCCGAGCAGTATCTGCAGCTGTCCACCACTCTGGCGTCCTGGCTGGTCTCCGGCCTCGGGGAGCATTACACGTCCCTCCTCCTGGACCTCAACTGGACCTCGTTGACCCTCTGGAACCGGGACATGGCACCTCAC gccGGTGCAAATCTCTACGGGTCTCACCCGTTCTACGTGGTCCAGGAGGAGGACGGACTCGCGCACGGGGTCTTCCTCCTCAACAGCAACGCCATGG AGGTGTTCTTGCAGCCTTTGCCAGCCCTCACGTGGGTGTCCACCGGCGGAGTCCTGGACCTCTTCGTTTTCATGGGTCCCGACGCTCAGAGCGTTGTCCGACAGTACCTGCAAATCATCG GTCAGCCCGCGATGCCTCCCTACTGGTCGCTGGGCTTCCACTTGTGTCGTTGGGGCTACAAAAGCACCAACGCAACGCGGGAGGTCGCTCGGCGGATGCACGACGCCGACTTCCCCATG gatGTGCAATGGAACGACCTGGACTACGCGAGCCAAGGCAGAGTCTTCACCGTGGACCCGTTGCGATTCGGGGACCTGAAGGAGACGGTGGAGCACTTCCACCGAAGCGGCGTCAAGTACGTCCTCATCCTG GATCCCGGGATCAGCGCCAGGAGTCCTCCCGGAACGTACCGCCCCTTCGATGACGGACTCAAACGGGACGTCTTCATCAAAAACGCCACCGGTCACCTCCTGCTCGGCGAG GTCTGGCCCGGTCTCACGGCCTTCCCCGACTTCACCAACCCGGAAACCGCACGCTGGTGGCAAGACTgtattgtggatttttattccaAAGTGCCTGTGGATGGTTTATGGATT GACATGAACGAACCAACCAGTTTCGTGTCGGGCTCGACGGAGGGTTGCCCCGACACCGAGCTCGAGAACCCGCCGTACACACCTA GAGTGCTGGGAGGCCGCCTGAGCTCTTGGACGCTTTGCATGTCGGCCCGCCAAAAGCGCTCGGCCCACTACGACCTGCACAACACGTACGGACTCACGCAAGCGTTCGCCACTCACAG GGCGCTGGTGAGAGCGCGAGGGCGGAGGCCCTTCGTCCTGTCCCGCTCGTCCTTCCCGAGCATCGGACGCTTCTCCGGAGTGTGGACGGGAGACGTCCGCAGCGACTGGGAACAGCTGGCGTTCTCCATCCCGT CGGTGCTGCGCTTGGGCCTCTTCGGGGTCCCCCTGGCGGGGGCGGACGTCTGCGGCTTCGGGGGCGACGCCGGCGAGGAGCTGTGCGTGCGCTGGACGCAACTGGGGGCCTTCTACCCGTTCATGAGGAACCACAACGACCGGCCCAACGCC CCTCAGGAGCCGTTCGTCTTCGGCGCCGAGGCCCGAGCGGCCATGCGGGACGCGCTGCGCCTTCGTTACAGCCTGCTGCCGTTCCTCTACACGCTGTTCCACCACGCCCACGCCCGCGGAGACACCGTAGCCAGGCCGCTTTTCCTGGA GTTCCCCGCCGACCCTCGCTGCCGGCGCGTCGACAGACAATTCCTGTGGGGGAGTTGTCTCCTCGTCAGTCCGGTTTTGGAGGAGGGCGCGTCGGAGGTGTCCGCTTACCTGCCGCCCGGCACGTGGTACGACCTGCGCAGC GGGCGGCCGACGTACAGCCGAGGCGACGACGCGCTTCTGCCCGCCCCTCTGGACGTCATCAATATCCATGTGAGGGAGGGGCACATCATCCCCATGCAG GAGCCCGCGCTAACGACCACGGCGTCCCGCAAGAAGGCCTTCCTCCTCACGGCGGCGCTCTCGGCGGAAGGCTCGGCCCGGGGCGACTTGTTCTGGGACGACGGCGACGGCGTCGACACCTTCCAAACGGGAAATTACTCCTATCTCCTCTTCACTGCCAAACAG TCGCAGGTGACCGGCGATCCGCTCCGGCTGAACGGAGCCCTGGACGGTCTGGTTCTGGGTGGCGTGCGGGTGTTGGGCGTGCCCTCGCCGCCCCGACGCGTTTTCGCCGACGGGGAGGAAGTCGAGGATTTTGCGTACGACGCCGACACGAAGGTCAGTCGGGGGCCGCCGACAGGCGACCTTCCCGAAGCCGACGCCGCATTCGTTGCTTCCCGCAGGTTCTGCGAGTCGGCGGGCTGGCCTTGCCCATGTCAAACGGGTTCCGAGTCCAGTGGCAACTCTGATGCGACGCTTCCTCTCGCCGGCGATGCCGCCGGAGGCCCGTTTTCACCCAAACGGCAGCTCGGTGGTCAATGTCTCATTTCATAA
- the gaa gene encoding lysosomal alpha-glucosidase isoform X2: MATWRKFGAAAIAAFAFSTFCHFRHSGLVGNGDPPVRALRRGPEPADDDDGGGGRVQPPRCVTPPERRFDCGRDRALGRLECERRSCCYSPLNGSSKAPWCFYPRAYPGYQMGVLTPTRRGRAATLSRASSSYLPRDVATLHLEETRHSASCLRLTLKDAWSERYEVELPGGVPQGKSSSSSSRDALYTVEYQADPFGFIVRRASNGRPVMNSTVAPLLFAEQYLQLSTTLASWLVSGLGEHYTSLLLDLNWTSLTLWNRDMAPHAGANLYGSHPFYVVQEEDGLAHGVFLLNSNAMEVFLQPLPALTWVSTGGVLDLFVFMGPDAQSVVRQYLQIIGQPAMPPYWSLGFHLCRWGYKSTNATREVARRMHDADFPMDVQWNDLDYASQGRVFTVDPLRFGDLKETVEHFHRSGVKYVLILDPGISARSPPGTYRPFDDGLKRDVFIKNATGHLLLGEVGRGFGSLVARRRRTTSTPPCACVQVWPGLTAFPDFTNPETARWWQDCIVDFYSKVPVDGLWIDMNEPTSFVSGSTEGCPDTELENPPYTPRVLGGRLSSWTLCMSARQKRSAHYDLHNTALVRARGRRPFVLSRSSFPSIGRFSGVWTGDVRSDWEQLAFSIPSVLRLGLFGVPLAGADVCGFGGDAGEELCVRWTQLGAFYPFMRNHNDRPNAPQEPFVFGAEARAAMRDALRLRYSLLPFLYTLFHHAHARGDTVARPLFLEFPADPRCRRVDRQFLWGSCLLVSPVLEEGASEVSAYLPPGTWYDLRSGRPTYSRGDDALLPAPLDVINIHVREGHIIPMQEPALTTTASRKKAFLLTAALSAEGSARGDLFWDDGDGVDTFQTGNYSYLLFTAKQSQVTGDPLRLNGALDGLVLGGVRVLGVPSPPRRVFADGEEVEDFAYDADTKVSRGPPTGDLPEADAAFVASRRFCESAGWPCPCQTGSESSGNSDATLPLAGDAAGGPFSPKRQLGGQCLIS; encoded by the exons ATGGCGACTTGGCGCAAGTTCGGCGCAGCCGCGATCGCGGCTTTCGCCTTTTCGACATTTTGCCACTTTCGCCACAGCGGTCTAGTCGGAAACGGCGACCCGCCTGTGCGCGCGCTCCGCCGTGGACCGGAGCCagcggacgacgacgacggcggcggcgggcgggtCCAACCGCCCCGCTGCGTCACGCCCCCGGAGAGACGCTTCGACTGCGGCCGGGATCGAGCGCTCGGTCGGCTGGAGTGCGAGCGCAGGTCTTGCTGTTACTCCCCCCTCAACGGCTCCTCGAAAGCTCCGTGGTGCTTCTACCCCCGCGCGTACCCGGGCTACCAAATGGGCGTCCTGACGCCCACCCGGCGAGGTCGGGCGGCCACCCTGAGCCGCGCGTCCTCCTCCTACCTGCCGCGAGATGTCGCCACCCTGCACCTGGAAGAAACGCGACATTCCGCGTCCTGCCTGCGCCTCACG TTGAAGGATGCATGGTCCGAGCGCTACGAAGTGGAGCTGCCTGGCGGAGTTCCTCAGGgcaaaagcagcagcagcagcagccgagACGCCCTCTACACCGTCGAGTACCAGGCGGACCCGTTTGGATTCATCGTGAGGCGTGCATCCAACGGAAGGCCCGT CATGAACAGCACGGTGGCTCCTCTCCTGTTTGCCGAGCAGTATCTGCAGCTGTCCACCACTCTGGCGTCCTGGCTGGTCTCCGGCCTCGGGGAGCATTACACGTCCCTCCTCCTGGACCTCAACTGGACCTCGTTGACCCTCTGGAACCGGGACATGGCACCTCAC gccGGTGCAAATCTCTACGGGTCTCACCCGTTCTACGTGGTCCAGGAGGAGGACGGACTCGCGCACGGGGTCTTCCTCCTCAACAGCAACGCCATGG AGGTGTTCTTGCAGCCTTTGCCAGCCCTCACGTGGGTGTCCACCGGCGGAGTCCTGGACCTCTTCGTTTTCATGGGTCCCGACGCTCAGAGCGTTGTCCGACAGTACCTGCAAATCATCG GTCAGCCCGCGATGCCTCCCTACTGGTCGCTGGGCTTCCACTTGTGTCGTTGGGGCTACAAAAGCACCAACGCAACGCGGGAGGTCGCTCGGCGGATGCACGACGCCGACTTCCCCATG gatGTGCAATGGAACGACCTGGACTACGCGAGCCAAGGCAGAGTCTTCACCGTGGACCCGTTGCGATTCGGGGACCTGAAGGAGACGGTGGAGCACTTCCACCGAAGCGGCGTCAAGTACGTCCTCATCCTG GATCCCGGGATCAGCGCCAGGAGTCCTCCCGGAACGTACCGCCCCTTCGATGACGGACTCAAACGGGACGTCTTCATCAAAAACGCCACCGGTCACCTCCTGCTCGGCGAGGTTGGACGCGGATTCGGGTCTTTGGTGGCGCGTCGGCGTCGTACGACAAGTACACCCCCTTGTGCCTGTGTTCAGGTCTGGCCCGGTCTCACGGCCTTCCCCGACTTCACCAACCCGGAAACCGCACGCTGGTGGCAAGACTgtattgtggatttttattccaAAGTGCCTGTGGATGGTTTATGGATT GACATGAACGAACCAACCAGTTTCGTGTCGGGCTCGACGGAGGGTTGCCCCGACACCGAGCTCGAGAACCCGCCGTACACACCTA GAGTGCTGGGAGGCCGCCTGAGCTCTTGGACGCTTTGCATGTCGGCCCGCCAAAAGCGCTCGGCCCACTACGACCTGCACAACAC GGCGCTGGTGAGAGCGCGAGGGCGGAGGCCCTTCGTCCTGTCCCGCTCGTCCTTCCCGAGCATCGGACGCTTCTCCGGAGTGTGGACGGGAGACGTCCGCAGCGACTGGGAACAGCTGGCGTTCTCCATCCCGT CGGTGCTGCGCTTGGGCCTCTTCGGGGTCCCCCTGGCGGGGGCGGACGTCTGCGGCTTCGGGGGCGACGCCGGCGAGGAGCTGTGCGTGCGCTGGACGCAACTGGGGGCCTTCTACCCGTTCATGAGGAACCACAACGACCGGCCCAACGCC CCTCAGGAGCCGTTCGTCTTCGGCGCCGAGGCCCGAGCGGCCATGCGGGACGCGCTGCGCCTTCGTTACAGCCTGCTGCCGTTCCTCTACACGCTGTTCCACCACGCCCACGCCCGCGGAGACACCGTAGCCAGGCCGCTTTTCCTGGA GTTCCCCGCCGACCCTCGCTGCCGGCGCGTCGACAGACAATTCCTGTGGGGGAGTTGTCTCCTCGTCAGTCCGGTTTTGGAGGAGGGCGCGTCGGAGGTGTCCGCTTACCTGCCGCCCGGCACGTGGTACGACCTGCGCAGC GGGCGGCCGACGTACAGCCGAGGCGACGACGCGCTTCTGCCCGCCCCTCTGGACGTCATCAATATCCATGTGAGGGAGGGGCACATCATCCCCATGCAG GAGCCCGCGCTAACGACCACGGCGTCCCGCAAGAAGGCCTTCCTCCTCACGGCGGCGCTCTCGGCGGAAGGCTCGGCCCGGGGCGACTTGTTCTGGGACGACGGCGACGGCGTCGACACCTTCCAAACGGGAAATTACTCCTATCTCCTCTTCACTGCCAAACAG TCGCAGGTGACCGGCGATCCGCTCCGGCTGAACGGAGCCCTGGACGGTCTGGTTCTGGGTGGCGTGCGGGTGTTGGGCGTGCCCTCGCCGCCCCGACGCGTTTTCGCCGACGGGGAGGAAGTCGAGGATTTTGCGTACGACGCCGACACGAAGGTCAGTCGGGGGCCGCCGACAGGCGACCTTCCCGAAGCCGACGCCGCATTCGTTGCTTCCCGCAGGTTCTGCGAGTCGGCGGGCTGGCCTTGCCCATGTCAAACGGGTTCCGAGTCCAGTGGCAACTCTGATGCGACGCTTCCTCTCGCCGGCGATGCCGCCGGAGGCCCGTTTTCACCCAAACGGCAGCTCGGTGGTCAATGTCTCATTTCATAA